The Raphanus sativus cultivar WK10039 chromosome 2, ASM80110v3, whole genome shotgun sequence DNA segment atttttgtcaataaataaattgaattaaaataataatattaaatggttgggataaattattttaccaaTTGAGATGCTATGACctttatattttgtaatgagGACTGCTATACATAACATGATTTTTCTTtctcattgttttttttgtcacagacacaaatgaaaaaaaaaacattaaaacaatcCAGTCTCTCTAGTTTCAGGTTTTCTGTGTGTACCAGCCCATTGTTCAGATGATTTGGAAGGAGATATGAAGAACAAACCTTAAATCAAATAGAGGATACAAGACGTAGCCACACTTCACTGTTTTACTTGAATGGAAGATAATAAATTGCACTTCATATATAAAATGCAAACATGTCACTACTAAATAGGGATAATACTTATACATAAACCCGGCAATTATAAAAGCCATCTATAAGACAATAGTCACACATCTAGCTTACAACTGAATGTGGCCAAACAGATTGTCGATAACAGTGATCGATCACCCATAATAAACATGGTAAACTTAGTACCTATAGTCGTCATCAAAGGTCATGTAATCAttgcttcctcctcctctcctccCTCTTTCATAACTATCCTTCTGCATCCCAAAACAACATTCACTAAACATTTGAACATAAACAACCAATCAATACACatgtttaaaatatgtaaatgatTTTGAACTTACCTTGACGATCATTCTCTCAAATGCGTCAGTGCCGTGTTTTTCCATGTATTTCTCAGCAGCAGTGAGGATGTCATCGTCGTCACGTTTGGGATAGAAGTTCAATTTCTTTTGAGGAACATACCAAATATTGGTGGAAGCTCTTTGAGGATTCATGTAGAATGGCCTGATGAAATGTCTGTAGACATGTTCTGCTCCATTAAACTGTGGTAGCACAAGCCAGCATATCCCGATCAGCTTCAAGAACGGCCATATCGGAAACCTTTTGATTGATGTGACCGAACTAGCATTAAAATGGTGCTTACAAAATAAGAATATAAACGTAATAAATAAAACTCACCAATCAAGAAGTTTGGAGAAAATGAGTTCGAAGAGGGAGATGATTGCGTAGAGAACCCAGTAGGTGAGCCATTGCTCGTCTTCTGCTAATGATTTTGTCTCTATCGCTTTCACTGATGCATATCTGTTCATTTTGTTTGTCAACATAATTAAGCATAttctaatttaatttattttgttataaaatagaTGAACACTACAAGAGTAAAATATGCCTAGTGCCTTGGATTCTAAGTGGGTTTGTGTGGATATACGTGCATCTGAGAAAAAAGTAATTCATATTTTTCAATCTTTATTGatagagttttaaaatttcaaaggtttatttttttatttttttttgcttttttccCCTAAGAATTTCCAATGTTCACATATATCTGAATGACAGATTAACAGAAACATACAATTAAATAGAGGGATAGAGATTTCACTTACAGAGGGTAGACGAGAGCAACCAATGGGCTGCAGAAGCAAAACACAAAGCAAGTTTCAactttcaaataaaaattatacaccCGAAACTAAACTTATAAATCAGTAAAATATCTAAAGAGGGTATCTCTTTCAACATAGAAATCAAGAAAGAACATAGACAATGTAGTTTAAACTCAGAAGATATAAAACTAAGGAAATAAGATAAGATCTAACTGattaacaagaagaagaaaaccatGATAAggatctataaaaaaatataaaagagaagGGAAAGAGAGAAATACAGAGCAAGGACATCGAAGTTCTTGATGAGAACTTGAAGAACATTATCATCTCCAGAATTAGAAGGCATTGTTACTACCCTCCAGTTTTAAcacttctatttttttcttctatttctctctatgtttaaaaaaaaactaaagtggAGGCCAGGTCTTCTTACCTTGGAGGCTTGGACTATTATGACCtctcctttcatttttttttactttgcagattaaaaataaaatgatattaaaGCATTTTTATCGCAAGGATCTATAAAACTATGAgatagtaattaaaatataaaaataagaaaatgagaGAGAATGAATATTGTTTTTCAAAAAGAGAAATAGAGAACATGTTTATACACTTTTTTATAGAAGTAAAAACACGTTTAGAAACTTTTCTGTCGTTTGTATTTTTATCATTGGTTCGATTAATtattcaattatatattttcaacagTAATTAATACTTTCTGTTTAAGAAAAATACGCTATGATAGAAAAATTCTTAGATATTTAAACCAATGAGCTTACTCTTATGCAGCTTTAGTTACTTTTGAGTTCTGCTCGGTGGatttaatacaaaaaattatgatattgtttttatCGTATTTGACCAAAAAGGTAACTAGTACTTTGTATCAGATATCTAAAAGACAGTTGAATGAGGAACGTGAGATATATGGTGAATCGTAGATGTAAATATTGAGCCCGAGTATTTTCTCAAAGaagaaaatgttataaatattgtagtgatgtccatatggaaagtcctagatatacttgttctccactccaagttaagctttgtctccaagctattgtatcctatataaggagatcattattcatggaataagacacacaaattcctctcttctcttctcttctcttctttatttacaacacgttatcagcacgagactctaaaccctagctaaaatcCAGCGACCACAAAAACCTTAATTTCAGCCGCAACTTTAAACcgtcatatctccctaaccgtaaggatccagacggcgagtaatatatcaaattgaagctcttgacgagacgaatccagcgccgcagaccacgcatcaatccgactccagacgcgccgtcacctcccagtgcaagccgcgccgtcaaagatcatccaaaaccctaatagccgccaactccttatctctcttaatttcgatttctattgttcttagatctcatactaatccaactttgaaactttcattgttgattatttaaggtttctaaaagaggaaccaaggagaaaagatcggcaaagattaaggtaagatctcaagaaccctaatctttacttgtggttcaagcaattcgggtttcaaacttctcttcatcttaaatccgatttaaaaattttgcgatttgatttggttgattttagttctgtttattttaaaatcaaaaccctaaacccttaatagttttacatgactttagttttgtatggacaacaagtgatacccctttaaggatgacacgctatatgtccaaacaaaatttaaggtcaatgtttaacctaatcctaaaaacagatttgaattttaaaccctaatccttaaagtttaaatctgattttaagaaaccctaaatcctaaaatataaagcatgtgattacatgactttcgttttgtatggacaacaagtgatacccctttaaggatgacacgctatatgtccaaacaaaacataaggttaatgttttccacatcttttggtcgatgatgcacaccatagtgtggctagaccatgattttcttttaagtcaatgatgcataccaataggtatgactagaccatatgaagtaaaggtcgatgatacgtactcttaagtacgattagaccataaaacaaaatcaatggtcgatgatgttcaccctcaggtgcaactagatttttcacctatgattcacggtgatcatccacgatgatccgcgttgatctatgatccatgatgatcctcgatgatccgcgataatctacgatgatcagtgatccaaggtgatccacggtgatcctcgatgatccacggtgatccacaatcaccggtgatggatgatgcgcaccacagtgcagctaaatcacgatccgttttatttggtcgaggatgtgtaccgaatggtactactagaccattaaatcgcatgggtcgatgtagcataccatatggtatggctaaaccatgcactcttccatcccactattttcaagggatttataaatcaaataagttgattaagtgatggatgagttatgagaaagtaaatttctaaagagaatgcaaactggccgtatggccctcttatttgtttgctggcaatgtgatttaattgtgtaatagccgaatggcattggtcacacaagccatatggctttattgtttacatactagccgagtgccttttatttcttggatagccaatggcatcagaaaattgtatgtactaacacaaatcattttgatatgattcagatgtcgagactccatcactcggattacccagcccttgatctcaatggagacaattaccttgattgggcgatgaacacttcagccgatttaaagtctaaaggacttgggaagtgtatcaaatacggcaatgatacccttgcatatgaaaggcgtagagctgttttgataatgaaaaagcatctcgtgaaggatctgtatgatgagtgcagttacatcaacgatccttacgatctctggtcgagattgaacaccatgttcttcgagccactactagatgagtccatgaaagaatggaaggctctgaggttccaggattatgaatccgtggatgactatcactttgatcttatgagaatcacctatagtcttaaactatgtggtgtagtgataacaaactatgacttgttaagcaagactcgtgacacgatccattcaaaggaagtgttgttatcacagaaggctaaaggtttcacaacctattacgaccttctctcatacctttcagctcttgaggaaaagaagcagaaaaggaaagtcaacctcgacaaactcgactatgttatggagataagtgccgagtatcaatgtgagatgatatacggtgatgctgaagaagctaagaaaagaaaattcgggtggactcatatagatgatgagattggtttattcattgaatagagaaccaaatgtgagccacgtccaagatgttattatggactggccggctattgtttaagccttttgacattctgatttcatacttatgatttggtgttttcttttaaatataatttgtcattcaaatttcatagcattaataaaagtttttcttttatcttgattgatttgcttgaaaaatatttttgattgacaaatgagaatgaaaactcgagaagagtatgtctagaccaccacgcctaaggcatggccttaagaggcacgaaatttatcacctaagacccattgagagagacccaaaatccccactggccgtggacaaggataccacaataaccgtggttgtagatccaatcatggtcgaggagggagtaaaggtcgaaatggcattacaagccacatcaaaatggtttcaataataaaccaatgggcagagcaaagcaaaaggaaatgtttcttttagcttatgaaaatcgccaaaggcatacatataaaagaggtcgagactacattctccctactgatctaatactatgctaaggatcggtgtgataaggcataaaagcctaggtaaccagtaaggttcaccaacgaatttatacactttatggcatgaccggattagccatcctggtctgaacttgattaataaggcacaaagagttatcccataagatctcacgttgtgaaacatgtacacaagggaaactcagtaggcttcattgttccaagcaacacgaaagtataatctgatcatgaggatAGTGAGaacaaaacccgtgatcatgaccagaccacaaattcgtgtatcatggtctaaaaccatgctgaccgtccaagcattacgtttaagtgaggacaaacaaacgtactttatagcatgttcatgagggggagaataaacactccgtgtggtccatgaccatactataaaacccgaacatgataagcatggctgaaggccataaggcattatagcttggccgtaaaaggcataacctataaggttgagacttcaaaagtctataagcttgggtacaccacaagaatacatgtatgaaagataagttacatcaggccatataaagtgagcatagatattcccgtctaaagatgataaagggtcataatccagatatagaccatcctaagagtctatgaataaaccaccacatacctatgtgccatctaggatggaatacctcatctaaggatgagatgaaaatcgggaatatatgttggataagagaacatgatctttctcccacgaattcagtgagaccatgagccaaacaaaggtgatcatattgtggccaaggtacacggattacatacaagatgaatccgactatccaacatcatggagaaagctataagctggtaaatagaaagtgaaagtggaatggttttaaccatccaagtcttggcaaagatcctcggaccagatatatatgtactggacgtccataaacaaagaaagaatgatagccagacagacccgaaagaatgactaagtcataccagcttagcaccactatataaatgtcctagtagagacataatcaagttgctgtagaagtctatacaagatagacaagtatgttccatatataaggaacctcggatagaaagagataaggtgctcataatgatagatccgggttcatgaaagagaaaccatactagacaatgagataagaccggccggtcctaaggtacaggtatcatacaatgtagccttgcaaactacaaagtattcaatgatcctgataataataaaatctcaatcgattgtatcatgtctagaacgcgatagaacgcgatggaacattatataaagtgtcgacacatacacacactcataagtgataaagagaaagcacttgagcataagagatatgcgaggatcactaacccacgtaagagtactcatagaatgagacgtggagttaaacccaaagaatgtatgagatgggcgtattggccaaatacataagtgagacgccatctaaccagtgaacagatgagtcttgtgaggaaaagaaaatcgtgagcagtagaacatgaaagtacaaacaagtggtcgtacatgttgctacataaagcattcaatggaatggcttgatcacacaaggatactcacagggactaaggaacaaggaaataaattcctaatgtggtgaatgctactacccaatatcgaaatctggacatctaagaaagatgtagtagacattggatatctcactggatataaaggtaatataagataccttgaaagatgagaaagaagttctcatagaacaacatcgttcctgcgttgttcatggactgaaatgcagctgcatacacacgatatgataagactaagtgatgcttagtagaaagttctataagaacgtttcaaatcagtccatatagtagtcaatatattccttgtgtttatacttaaagaaaggatgattaagatgattgattcttggaaaggctatgaagagactacgatgatctatagtagagatcattagccgtatataAAGGTTGGAATCTATGATCCAACataccaagaatagattgatcaaatggtctgagaatccatcagattcacgaccaaagggaaccataccgactaggatcatgtccgacctagttcgaccttaatcatcactggtcccgaccaatccatcccgtccagcttgttccgaccagttcctctaggtcttaaatccgacctaaaccatccaagtgagaggaacgtcctattgaccaaaaagtggcttagctttgattaaacttcaaactataacacaatagccacttcatgaacataacgtggacatatactaaaagttcataaagagttttggtcaaaggatatgaataagatatatagtggacaagaacatagtccggatggattatggatgatgtcatgatccagacagatcatggacatacaaagacattcatggtcgaatttatctaagagagataaaccatatgatccgaatggaccatgaatatcatgaaagcattttgttgatgcaggttaccagtccgatccacacagtgctaagtcccaaaccggctatgttttcacatatggaggcacgaccatttcatggagatcagtcaagcagactatatcagccacatcatccaatcactcggatatattggcgatccatgaagcaagcagagagtgtgtctggttgaaactcatgacacaccatattcggacagcatgtgggatcacggatggtaaagacgagccgaccgttctttacgaagacaatacggcctgcatagctcagctcaaagatggttacatcaagggtgacaagactaagcatgttctccccaagttcttcttcaccaacgatcttcagaaagaaggagaggtcaaggtccTCTAAGTCAGATctagcgagaactcagccgacctcttcacttaggcattaccaacatgcacgctcaggaagcttatgcagcagattggtatgcgatcactgagaagccttcagtgatattcacttcaggggaagtaatgcggctgtactctttttcctatccatggcttcccgtttttaccacattgggtttttgggtttaccatggaaaggttttaacgaggcagtattccaaacgcattacaaactctagacggttatggcattacaatctcggtttttaacgagaCAGCATCTACGGCGTTTTGAAAGCACTTCGACATattggacatcaaggggaagtgttataaatattgtagtgatgtccatatggaaagtcctagatatacttgttccccactccaagttaagctttgtctccaagctattgtatcctatataaggagatcattattcatggaataagacacacaaattcctctcttctcttctcttctcttctttatttacaacaGAAAATATATTGTGCTTGAGCGCATCCAAATATCCACCTGTCTAAGGTCTAAACTCGACCCTTTTCTCCGATCTTCAGCTAATAATGGGCTTTACGAGCCGATGGATTGTATATAGCCCATATCAGTAAATGTGGATGGAGAAACTATAAGCAGTATTGAAACTGGGCCTGAGAAAAAAGTTTGAACGAGTATATGttccttttaaaaatttatgtagaTCATTATTTGTTCtgcaaaaaaattgaaaaaatgttTACGGTGAAGACGACGAATGGTTGGATTAGTGATCCTTGATTAAACAAATAGAGAAGCAAGTGAGGGAATGATGATCATCTAATCTTTGCCAGATCAAAGACAAAGAAGCCACATGAATACAGTCTTCCATACTAGAGCTTTCTCACATCTACAACGACGTAGTCGTAGATCCAAAGCACTCTATCTTAAGCATACATACTTTAAGAAATTTTAACTTCTTTTGGACCTATTGGGTAACGCCAGATTACATTAACGGCCTGTTCCCTTACCTTTTTGTgtagatttcttttttatataatatataaaaacgcCGACATAAAGACAATGATCGGTCATGACTCGTATCTTATTGTTTATCTCCAATTCTCCAAAGTAGtacgaaaaagaaaaatcaaagaagatTCATGAGATCGGTCATGACTCGTAtcttattgtttattttcttctttttttatcaacgaGAAATGATGAATCTAGTTTCGACAGCCTATTGCTACATTATTTTGATCAGATAGAATTACATTCCTCTTTgctttttttgaacaactaatTACATTCCTCTAATATTGCTGCTTCCTACAAAATTTGATTTCGTTAAACTAAAGTTCatttcttaaaaatttgatcTATAGAAGCTTCAAGTATTATACTTCCAATTAACAAAAAAGTATTATtctcaagaaacaaaaaaaaatattatcattactaaaatagatatttttacATGAAGCAATTTTGTTTTCCATTAAGATATCAACTGTATATAAAAGTAGGTGTATATGATTTTAGAATTGCTAACCACCCAATCCCATGCTCGTTAATATTTCTCATTTATATACAACTAGATtatgatccgcgctttggaagcgcggaatattttacgatgaaattttttactaataatttaacaaatattttggtaacttttaaagagtgtatttaaaatatttttgcatttaaatcagtgtttctaaattcaacccgattgtgactataccggttaatctggagatctgacaattcaatttaggtttttaaaatattcatattaacaaaaatcactaaaatttgagactaaccgattgaattgatggatgaccaatatgtaatctcatttgatttaaattgtaatagtttcataatttgtaatcttataatccaaattttaaagtttattattttgcaatttatgaaattatgatgtttctacaaaattttaaagagaaaatgatagatataaaatattaaaattaattattgtattgtttggaaacattgatagtagtaaaaaaataagtatattgtttggaaacatggatagtattataaagaaaagaatattaatgatttaatgtaggtttaactataaagtataaatgtgtatttaatttaaaaacttacaaaataaatgttaggtcgaacaaaataatatttctgttttaataagatagatgcaaCTTAGGTCTACACGATCGTTTCTCTACAAGTAATCATGCATATGGTAAGACCgtatataaataataagataataactAAAGAAGtataataatatctatataGACCGACACAAGATGCAGGGATATGGGTAAATATGCATTGCATTACGTACTTACGTATTATTTGTATAATGAAATTTGCCTGgtatcagttacaaaaaaaaaagaaatttgccTGGTTAATTTTAGATCATCAATGTATCCTGGATCTCCATCAACGAAAAACacttagaaataaaaaaaatgatgaagcTCAAATCTGTAACCTTCAGTCGTTTTAATGACTTGCATGAGTATTGGCTTTGCACCGAGAAGATCTACATATATCCAACCCAAATATTAAATTTCGTTCTAGACATTGTTTTTGGTATTTGTATTTGATCAACTTTCGGAAGAGAATGAAATATCTTTGATGAATGTTTTAGGTGTTCGAACTTCACAATCTTTACATGTATATACAtacattattatttaacaaGAATTAACGTTGGCTATAAGTTTCATGGATTCAGAGATTGTGTATCTTAAATCTGCAAACGTAGCAAGCTTCGACCATACGTGATCTTTGATCATTTAATCTTACGTTCCTGCGCTCCGCAATATAACTATACAGTGCTTGAGCATTCACAAAGTAATGCCTTACAAAAGCTATAAATTGAATAAATTAAAGTATTGACTCCAGCACATACATATAGAAGACGACCTACTGGCATTAATATGGCACCATATCTAAAGGCATCCTTTCGTGTACACACtttctgaaaagaaaagaaaagaatcgAGCTAAGTGCCACAACTCCACCTCAACCATTCAAATCACTAGGCTACTGGAGTTTTTTCACACTTACACTTAATTAGTAACCAAGAAAATCACACCAGTC contains these protein-coding regions:
- the LOC108827734 gene encoding HVA22-like protein c isoform X1 translates to MPSNSGDDNVLQVLIKNFDVLALPLVALVYPLYASVKAIETKSLAEDEQWLTYWVLYAIISLFELIFSKLLDWFPIWPFLKLIGICWLVLPQFNGAEHVYRHFIRPFYMNPQRASTNIWYVPQKKLNFYPKRDDDDILTAAEKYMEKHGTDAFERMIVKKDSYERGRRGGGSNDYMTFDDDYRY
- the LOC108827734 gene encoding HVA22-like protein c isoform X2 → MPSNSGDDNVLQVLIKNFDVLALPLVALVYPLYASVKAIETKSLAEDEQWLTYWVLYAIISLFELIFSKLLDWFPIWPFLKLIGICWLVLPQFNGAEHVYRHFIRPFYMNPQRASTNIWYVPQKKLNFYPKRDDDDILTAAEKYMEKHGTDAFERMIVK
- the LOC130500806 gene encoding uncharacterized protein LOC130500806 is translated as MSRLHHSDYPALDLNGDNYLDWAMNTSADLKSKGLGKCIKYGNDTLAYERRRAVLIMKKHLVKDLYDECSYINDPYDLWSRLNTMFFEPLLDESMKEWKALRFQDYESVDDYHFDLMRITYSLKLCGVVITNYDLLSKTRDTIHSKEVLLSQKAKGFTTYYDLLSYLSALEEKKQKRKVNLDKLDYVMEISAEYQCEMIYGDAEEAKKRKFGWTHIDDEIGLFIE